From a region of the Solanum stenotomum isolate F172 chromosome 2, ASM1918654v1, whole genome shotgun sequence genome:
- the LOC125855902 gene encoding uncharacterized protein LOC125855902, producing MNDEAEKNRASVDTSLVVDVESMEAGHTQSASAAMIYKMGNLSHSVDVRASRVEFLWGGVDIAENPSSKMPTIPATTGVATVDEDGESDIPETNEEELEACEDVVYKDLEDLESEFLWVATKASIHDTLIFR from the exons ATGAATGATGAGGCGGAGAAGAATAGAGCTTCGGTGGACACGTCCCTTGTAGTTGATGTAGAGTCCATGGAGGCTGGCCATACTCAGTCCGCTTCAGCA GCCATGATTTACAAAATGGGCAACCTTTCCCATTCAGTTGATGTGAGGGCTTCTCGGGTTGAG TTTTTATGGGGTGGTGTAGATATCGCTGAGAACCCCAGTTCTAAGATGCCTACTATTCCAGCTACTACTGGAGTTGCTACGGTTGATGAGGATGGGGAGTCCGACATACCTGAGACGAATGAGGAGGAGTTAGAGGCTTGTGAGGATGTTGTGTACAAAGACCTGGAGGATTTGGAGAGTGAATTTCTATGGGTGGCCACGAAGGCGTCAATACACGACACGTTGATATTTaggtaa